One Janthinobacterium sp. TB1-E2 genomic region harbors:
- a CDS encoding SMI1/KNR4 family protein codes for MSQQETEALESWLGRALPAYYLRFLQDWQEGLRGEQVLLYGAESLVERNETYDTLQSCPGYITIGDDSGGRAVMLALDDGDRAVYLVGHGSMQRDDFELAADDFMSWLAADCPLD; via the coding sequence GTGAGCCAGCAGGAAACCGAAGCGCTCGAGAGCTGGCTGGGCCGCGCCTTGCCGGCGTACTACCTGCGCTTTCTCCAGGACTGGCAGGAAGGTCTCCGTGGCGAACAGGTATTGCTGTATGGCGCAGAAAGTTTGGTGGAGCGTAACGAAACATATGACACGCTGCAATCCTGCCCCGGCTACATCACCATCGGCGACGACAGCGGCGGGCGCGCCGTCATGCTGGCGCTCGATGATGGCGACCGCGCCGTGTATCTGGTGGGGCATGGATCGATGCAGCGCGACGATTTCGAACTGGCTGCCGATGATTTCATGTCCTGGCTGGCCGCTGATTGCCCGCTGGATTGA
- a CDS encoding alpha/beta hydrolase → MSVAGTVAELAPGQALKIRDIQVQGAQDALAARVYTAGVPGAKQSSLIVFFHGGGFVDGDLDDADDFLRCLVLSNPDHVVLAANYTLAKVRPFPAAVEDAHAVLLWAKKNKSKLGWTGKQMVVSGIEAGANLAAVCAMMSRDRGGPPLAGQVLIMPMLDPGLSTCSMRNLPTCPDLAEVADQCAAAYRGYLPNAADRTHPYASPLQSSRLKNLPPALILSGEDDPLRDEAEQYGSKLIACGIKTTVRRMPAAPLQDAGARNECACKVHALNEIASFVAGLGQEPES, encoded by the coding sequence ATGAGCGTTGCCGGCACCGTGGCCGAACTGGCTCCTGGCCAGGCGCTGAAGATACGCGATATCCAGGTGCAGGGCGCGCAGGATGCGCTCGCCGCGCGCGTCTACACGGCCGGCGTGCCGGGCGCCAAGCAGTCGAGCCTGATCGTCTTCTTCCATGGCGGCGGCTTTGTCGACGGCGACCTGGACGACGCGGACGACTTCCTGCGCTGCCTCGTGTTGAGCAACCCCGACCACGTGGTGCTGGCCGCGAACTACACCTTGGCGAAGGTGCGGCCATTCCCCGCCGCCGTGGAAGACGCGCATGCCGTGCTGCTGTGGGCAAAAAAGAACAAGTCCAAGCTGGGCTGGACGGGCAAGCAGATGGTGGTGTCGGGCATCGAAGCGGGCGCCAACCTGGCTGCCGTGTGCGCCATGATGTCGCGCGACCGGGGCGGACCGCCCCTCGCGGGCCAGGTGCTGATCATGCCGATGCTTGACCCCGGCCTGTCGACCTGCTCGATGCGCAACTTGCCGACGTGCCCAGACCTGGCGGAAGTGGCTGACCAATGCGCCGCCGCCTACCGTGGCTACCTGCCAAATGCCGCTGACCGTACCCATCCGTATGCGTCGCCATTGCAGTCGAGCCGATTGAAGAACCTGCCGCCGGCGCTCATCCTGTCCGGAGAAGACGACCCATTGCGCGATGAGGCTGAACAATACGGCAGCAAGCTGATCGCCTGCGGCATCAAGACCACGGTGCGGCGCATGCCCGCCGCGCCGCTGCAGGATGCGGGCGCGCGTAATGAGTGCGCTTGCAAGGTGCATGCCTTGAACGAGATTGCCAGCTTTGTCGCTGGACTGGGGCAGGAGCCCGAGTCATGA
- a CDS encoding efflux RND transporter periplasmic adaptor subunit, with product MKNVQQFSTLLKPLAASLALAGLVAVSLAGCDSANSKVPDAPAAGGPPISAAAVVEKQITETQEFSGRLEAIERVEIRSRVGGFITAVNFKPGSEVKKGDVLFVIDPRPFQAEVSRAEGTAASARAKAELAKLELSRAEKLLAEKAIAQREFDEKASGLKELDANVRSAQAAYEAAKLNLSYTQVQAPISGRVSKAEITVGNLIDASAILTSVVSTDRIYASFDGDEDTYLRVAGTAQKGTPVTVKVGLANETGFPHEGKLEFVDNQLDPATGSVRMRATFANAERQLVPGLFARIQLDGGNGPQAQSTALLISDRAVGTDQSRKYVYVVGADNKAEYRAVKLGPTSDGLRVVREGLKAGEKIVVNGLQRVRPGAPVTPQIVAMDFDPTAPAAPAKPEAKDAKIAAKAASTSKE from the coding sequence ATGAAAAACGTTCAACAATTTTCCACTCTGCTCAAGCCCCTGGCTGCCTCGCTCGCGCTGGCGGGACTGGTGGCCGTGAGCCTGGCCGGCTGCGATTCGGCCAATAGCAAGGTGCCCGACGCGCCAGCGGCCGGCGGCCCGCCCATCTCGGCCGCCGCCGTCGTTGAAAAACAGATCACGGAAACGCAGGAATTCTCGGGCCGTCTGGAAGCGATCGAGCGCGTGGAAATCCGCTCGAGAGTCGGCGGTTTCATCACGGCCGTCAATTTCAAGCCGGGCAGCGAAGTGAAAAAGGGCGACGTGCTGTTCGTCATCGATCCGCGCCCATTCCAGGCCGAAGTGTCGCGCGCCGAAGGCACTGCCGCCTCGGCCCGCGCCAAGGCGGAACTGGCCAAGCTGGAACTGTCGCGCGCTGAAAAGCTGCTGGCTGAAAAAGCCATCGCCCAGCGCGAATTCGATGAAAAGGCGTCGGGCCTGAAAGAGCTGGATGCGAATGTCCGCTCGGCGCAAGCCGCGTATGAAGCGGCGAAACTGAACCTGTCGTACACGCAGGTGCAGGCGCCGATCAGCGGCCGCGTCAGCAAGGCGGAAATCACCGTCGGCAACCTGATCGACGCGTCCGCCATCCTCACCTCGGTGGTGTCGACGGACCGCATCTACGCCAGCTTCGACGGCGATGAAGATACGTACCTGCGCGTAGCCGGCACGGCGCAAAAGGGCACGCCCGTCACCGTCAAGGTCGGCCTGGCCAATGAAACGGGCTTCCCGCATGAAGGCAAGCTGGAATTCGTCGACAACCAGCTCGATCCGGCCACGGGCAGCGTACGCATGCGCGCCACCTTCGCCAACGCCGAGCGCCAGCTGGTGCCTGGCCTGTTCGCGCGCATCCAGCTCGACGGCGGCAACGGCCCGCAGGCGCAAAGCACGGCCCTGTTGATCAGCGACCGCGCCGTCGGCACGGATCAAAGCCGCAAATACGTCTACGTGGTGGGTGCCGACAACAAGGCCGAATACCGCGCCGTCAAGCTGGGCCCGACTTCGGACGGCTTGCGCGTGGTGCGCGAAGGCTTGAAGGCGGGCGAGAAAATCGTCGTCAACGGCTTGCAGCGCGTGCGCCCGGGCGCCCCCGTGACGCCGCAGATAGTGGCCATGGATTTCGATCCGACCGCGCCTGCCGCTCCTGCAAAACCTGAAGCAAAAGATGCCAAGATCGCCGCGAAAGCAGCATCGACTTCCAAGGAATAA
- a CDS encoding response regulator transcription factor — MNRLPLSILLVEDHLAIARQVLDFLDGLGWQTDHAGTGALAVQLATRNSYDVVLLDLNLPDIDGLQVCRAIKVGAPSNVPILMLTARDAYEDKARGFRDGADDYLSKPFDLREVALRCEALARRHQLHVHQEMRVGPFTLQTREGRALLGDVALPLTQTGFKILLLLCREHPHAVSRSALLQHLWGSQPPDSDALKSHIYALRKQLELAGGAGMLVTIPQLGYRLAFGSAAFP; from the coding sequence ATGAATCGCTTGCCCCTGAGCATACTGCTGGTGGAAGACCACCTGGCCATCGCGCGCCAGGTGCTCGACTTCCTCGACGGCCTGGGCTGGCAGACCGACCATGCGGGCACGGGGGCGCTGGCCGTGCAATTGGCCACGCGCAACAGCTATGACGTGGTGCTGCTGGACCTGAACCTGCCCGACATCGATGGCTTGCAAGTGTGCCGCGCCATCAAGGTGGGGGCACCCAGCAATGTGCCGATCTTGATGCTGACGGCGCGCGATGCGTATGAAGACAAGGCGCGCGGCTTTCGCGACGGTGCCGACGATTACCTGAGCAAACCGTTCGACTTGCGCGAAGTGGCCTTGCGCTGCGAAGCGCTGGCGCGCCGGCACCAGCTGCATGTGCACCAGGAAATGCGCGTGGGCCCCTTCACCTTGCAGACGCGCGAAGGGCGCGCCCTGCTCGGTGACGTGGCGCTGCCGCTGACGCAGACGGGTTTTAAAATCTTGCTGCTGTTGTGCCGCGAGCATCCGCACGCCGTGTCGCGTTCGGCCTTGCTGCAGCATCTGTGGGGCAGCCAGCCGCCCGACAGCGATGCGCTCAAATCGCACATCTACGCGCTGCGCAAGCAGCTGGAGCTGGCCGGCGGCGCGGGCATGCTGGTGACCATACCGCAGCTGGGCTACCGCCTTGCCTTCGGCTCTGCGGCGTTTCCATGA
- a CDS encoding alpha/beta hydrolase family esterase, with the protein MKIAISLLILSCVCTSAPAQVSSLVYKEDKRRYIVYTPPSYQSAPQQAFPVVFNFHGGGMSMAEQMLYTQMNKTAERHQFIVVYPQGIKQDWNVGFGMDYLAGTDDVGFTQAMLSKLRQDYRIDDKRVYATGLSRGGFFALRLATELPQQFAAVASVGAPMPEPVVRHHQQRGKVGMLLIQGTADKVVLYEGKAAGYLSAQGTFDYWRKHNGIDGVTPQPRLIPSPAGDTTQVSWLEQGGDDGGASVALLTVKDGGHTWPGADAFNIGLPIGKTTRAVDANDVIWEFFSKHRR; encoded by the coding sequence ATGAAAATCGCCATCAGCCTGTTGATCCTGTCCTGCGTTTGCACATCCGCGCCGGCCCAGGTGAGCAGCCTCGTCTACAAGGAAGACAAGCGCCGCTACATCGTCTACACGCCGCCGTCTTACCAAAGCGCGCCGCAGCAAGCCTTTCCCGTCGTCTTCAATTTCCATGGCGGCGGCATGAGCATGGCGGAACAAATGCTGTACACACAAATGAACAAGACGGCCGAGCGGCACCAATTCATCGTCGTGTATCCGCAAGGCATCAAGCAGGACTGGAACGTGGGCTTCGGCATGGATTACCTGGCGGGCACGGATGACGTCGGTTTCACGCAAGCCATGCTGAGCAAACTCAGGCAGGATTACCGCATCGATGACAAAAGAGTCTATGCGACGGGCCTGTCGCGCGGCGGTTTCTTTGCCCTGCGCCTGGCGACCGAGCTGCCGCAGCAGTTCGCCGCCGTCGCCTCGGTGGGCGCGCCCATGCCGGAACCCGTGGTGCGGCACCATCAACAGCGCGGCAAGGTCGGCATGCTGTTGATACAGGGGACGGCCGACAAGGTCGTGCTGTACGAAGGCAAGGCCGCCGGCTACCTGTCGGCGCAGGGCACCTTCGATTACTGGCGCAAGCACAACGGCATCGATGGCGTCACGCCGCAGCCGCGCCTGATTCCTAGCCCGGCTGGCGATACGACGCAAGTAAGCTGGCTGGAGCAGGGTGGCGATGACGGCGGCGCCAGCGTTGCCTTGCTCACCGTCAAGGACGGCGGCCACACGTGGCCGGGCGCCGATGCCTTCAATATCGGCCTGCCCATCGGCAAGACCACGCGCGCCGTCGACGCGAATGACGTCATCTGGGAATTTTTCAGCAAGCACCGGCGTTAA
- a CDS encoding D-2-hydroxyacid dehydrogenase, whose translation MTAASTSPHRIVFLDRDSLIATVRPPAFAHIWEEYPHTKGSEQTVSRLQGASIAITNKVPLRAAELAQLPDLKMIAVAATGTDIIDLAACRERGIVVANIRDYARATVPEHTLALMLALRRQLLAYRADVEAGLWQASDRFCLFGHPIRDLAGSRLGLLGYGALGKSVAQLGRAFGMQVQVHNRSPVEDDGVTQVSFDDLLATSDVLSLHLPLTDKTRNIIGAQELARMQPTSLLINTARGGLVDEAALAQALTNGVIAGAGFDVLSKEPPLPDNPLLNLRLPNFILTPHTAWASGEAMQKLADILIGNVEAFERGTPTNVVA comes from the coding sequence ATGACCGCAGCAAGCACATCGCCCCACCGCATCGTCTTTCTCGACCGCGACAGCCTGATCGCTACCGTGCGCCCGCCCGCCTTCGCGCACATCTGGGAAGAGTATCCGCATACCAAGGGCAGCGAGCAGACCGTATCCCGCCTGCAAGGCGCCAGCATCGCCATCACGAACAAAGTGCCGCTGCGTGCGGCCGAGCTGGCGCAGCTACCTGACCTGAAAATGATCGCCGTGGCCGCCACCGGCACGGATATCATCGACCTGGCCGCCTGCCGCGAGCGGGGCATCGTCGTGGCGAATATCCGCGACTATGCGCGCGCCACCGTGCCCGAACATACCTTGGCACTGATGCTGGCCCTGCGCCGCCAGCTGCTTGCCTACCGCGCCGACGTGGAAGCGGGCCTGTGGCAGGCATCGGACCGCTTCTGCCTGTTCGGCCACCCGATCCGCGACCTGGCCGGCAGCCGTTTGGGTTTGCTCGGCTACGGTGCGCTGGGCAAGTCCGTCGCGCAGCTGGGGCGCGCCTTCGGCATGCAGGTACAAGTCCACAACCGCTCGCCTGTCGAGGACGACGGCGTGACGCAAGTGAGTTTTGACGACTTGCTGGCCACGTCCGACGTGCTCAGCCTGCACCTGCCGCTGACGGACAAGACGCGCAACATCATCGGCGCGCAAGAACTGGCCCGCATGCAGCCGACGTCGCTGTTGATCAACACGGCGCGGGGCGGCCTTGTCGATGAAGCGGCGCTGGCCCAGGCATTGACGAACGGCGTGATCGCCGGCGCCGGTTTCGACGTGTTATCGAAGGAGCCGCCGCTGCCCGACAATCCGCTGTTGAATTTACGCCTGCCCAACTTCATCCTCACGCCGCACACGGCCTGGGCCAGTGGCGAAGCCATGCAAAAGCTGGCGGACATCCTGATCGGCAACGTGGAGGCGTTCGAACGGGGCACGCCCACAAACGTGGTGGCATGA
- a CDS encoding HAMP domain-containing sensor histidine kinase yields the protein MSKSIRQRLFAALAGFTVLLCLCYTGLALVIAYVTEDMLVQRLLEREAAVVSQHLRQHGELTPSGNDLIKTYVNYHDLPQVVREQVLPSAPRGEVFTTTGQHYHVLALDLVAAGKPQRSYLLADVAPVLVVQRLAREVGGVVLGVALALIALALLLAYWLARRLVLPLQRLAQEARQLAPGSAVHFSERDRPDEIGFLARRLETTFAELQAVLQREQAFARDVSHELRTPLTLMHNTLALAEAQPLGGQEQAQLRQSTDEMRATIDVLFALARAEQLPGEVVELRGCMEQCLLRLLDEHPWDASLLTLDLPERLDVAGNVQLVMLLINNCLANALFHGGPDCRISIAFAQGHLNIVNTVQAGQPRRVHGFAHGQNLLLRLAQAMRWDIAFHPGATQYRVAIVPTQA from the coding sequence ATGAGCAAGTCGATCCGGCAGCGCCTGTTCGCTGCCCTGGCCGGTTTCACCGTGTTGCTGTGCCTGTGCTACACGGGCCTGGCGCTGGTGATCGCCTACGTGACGGAAGACATGCTGGTGCAGCGCCTGCTCGAACGCGAAGCGGCGGTGGTCAGCCAGCATTTGCGCCAGCACGGTGAGCTTACGCCGTCTGGTAACGACCTCATCAAGACTTACGTCAACTACCATGATCTGCCTCAAGTGGTGCGCGAGCAAGTGCTGCCGTCAGCCCCGCGCGGGGAAGTGTTTACCACGACGGGCCAGCATTATCACGTGCTGGCGCTGGACCTCGTTGCCGCTGGCAAGCCGCAGCGCAGCTATCTGCTGGCCGACGTGGCGCCCGTGCTGGTGGTGCAGCGCCTGGCGCGGGAGGTGGGCGGTGTCGTGCTGGGCGTGGCGCTGGCGCTGATCGCCCTGGCCTTGCTGCTGGCGTACTGGCTGGCGCGGCGCCTCGTGCTGCCCCTGCAGCGCCTGGCCCAGGAAGCGCGCCAGCTGGCGCCCGGCAGCGCCGTCCATTTCAGCGAGCGCGATCGCCCCGACGAGATCGGTTTCCTGGCGCGCCGCCTGGAAACCACGTTTGCCGAACTGCAGGCGGTGTTGCAGCGCGAACAGGCCTTCGCCCGCGACGTCAGCCATGAGCTGCGCACGCCGCTGACCTTGATGCACAACACGCTGGCGCTGGCCGAGGCGCAGCCCCTGGGCGGGCAAGAGCAGGCGCAGCTGCGGCAATCCACGGACGAGATGCGCGCCACCATCGACGTGCTGTTCGCGCTGGCGCGGGCCGAGCAACTGCCGGGCGAGGTGGTGGAGTTGCGCGGCTGTATGGAGCAATGCCTGCTGCGCCTGCTCGACGAACATCCGTGGGACGCCAGCCTGCTGACCCTGGACTTGCCCGAGCGGCTGGACGTGGCCGGCAACGTCCAGCTGGTCATGTTGCTCATCAATAATTGCCTGGCGAATGCGCTGTTTCATGGCGGCCCCGATTGCCGCATCAGCATTGCGTTTGCGCAAGGCCACCTGAACATTGTCAATACCGTGCAGGCGGGGCAGCCACGGCGCGTCCACGGTTTCGCCCATGGCCAGAACCTGCTGCTGCGCCTGGCGCAAGCGATGCGCTGGGACATTGCTTTCCACCCCGGCGCGACGCAGTACCGTGTCGCGATCGTTCCCACCCAGGCTTAA
- a CDS encoding DUF1993 domain-containing protein, translating into MMNSHPVTVFCRSLAQLSAMLDKTGTAPSMLAARLHPDMLPFAQQVRAAVSFSLRGCCPLAGLDVADFSAVASLQEQIAQTIRYLKDIPAERFDGPPGRICRDRAGFADIALPADEFLNLYILPNFYFHFSMAYAIARSQGASIGKGDFDGYHAYAPGFSFETPVAS; encoded by the coding sequence ATGATGAACAGCCACCCCGTCACCGTATTCTGCCGCTCCTTGGCGCAGCTTTCCGCCATGCTCGACAAGACCGGCACCGCGCCATCGATGCTGGCGGCGCGTTTGCACCCGGACATGCTGCCGTTTGCCCAGCAAGTGCGCGCGGCAGTGAGCTTTTCCCTGCGCGGCTGCTGCCCTCTGGCAGGGCTGGACGTGGCCGATTTCAGCGCCGTCGCCAGCCTGCAGGAGCAGATCGCGCAGACCATACGCTACCTCAAGGATATTCCTGCTGAACGTTTTGACGGGCCGCCCGGGCGCATCTGCCGCGACCGCGCCGGCTTTGCCGACATCGCGCTGCCGGCCGATGAATTCTTGAACCTGTACATTCTGCCGAATTTCTACTTTCACTTCAGCATGGCGTATGCGATTGCCCGCAGCCAGGGAGCCAGCATCGGCAAGGGCGATTTCGACGGTTATCACGCGTATGCGCCGGGATTTTCCTTCGAGACGCCGGTGGCATCGTAA
- a CDS encoding GNAT family N-acetyltransferase, with amino-acid sequence MKAADLPVSAHPLVTLRQLERSDAPAWYAYLADPVVVEHTSWDLRCADDLQANFDDYASAQPASSIRLAIVLREGGQLVGTIGFNAISPQHRTAEIAYDLSPAVWGQGVATSIAASVMDWGFQRLGFLRIQATVLESNERSIRVLERCGFEREGYLRCYRQIRGRSGNFWLYARIAHTP; translated from the coding sequence ATGAAAGCTGCCGATTTACCCGTTTCAGCCCATCCACTGGTGACGTTGCGCCAGCTGGAACGCAGTGACGCGCCTGCCTGGTATGCGTACCTGGCCGATCCTGTTGTCGTGGAACACACGAGCTGGGACTTGCGTTGCGCCGACGATCTGCAGGCCAATTTCGATGATTACGCCTCGGCCCAGCCAGCGTCGTCCATCCGCCTGGCCATCGTGCTGCGCGAGGGCGGCCAGCTGGTGGGCACGATCGGCTTCAATGCGATTTCCCCGCAGCACCGCACGGCCGAAATCGCCTACGATCTGTCTCCTGCCGTATGGGGGCAGGGCGTGGCCACGTCCATCGCCGCGTCGGTCATGGACTGGGGCTTCCAGCGCCTGGGCTTCCTGCGCATCCAGGCAACTGTGCTGGAGAGCAATGAACGTTCGATCCGCGTACTCGAGCGCTGCGGTTTCGAGCGCGAAGGCTATCTGCGCTGCTACCGGCAAATTCGCGGTAGGTCCGGCAATTTCTGGCTGTATGCGCGCATTGCCCACACTCCATGA
- a CDS encoding LysR family transcriptional regulator codes for MNKLQAMEVFIQVVDAGGFTRAAENMQLPKATVSTLIQSLEASLSVKLLNRTTRHVSITSDGAAYYERCVRILSDVREAEESLSRTRLSPSGRLRVDAPTALASELIIPALPDFFARYPDISLELGCSDRPVDLIEEGVDCAVRGGELGDLNLIARRVGVLHFMTCASPGYLAHHGTPLHPNDLPRHRGVNFFSAKTGKTFDWDFTRAGERIQIAMPSHIALNDSNAYSAAGLAGLGIVQMTHFMLAPLIEQGKMVELLSEWESDPLPIHVIYPPNRHLSAKVRVFVEWVADMFTNHPATQLKGKNASPSPRATLTEAQP; via the coding sequence GTGAACAAGCTGCAAGCAATGGAAGTTTTCATCCAAGTCGTCGATGCGGGCGGCTTTACGCGCGCGGCGGAAAACATGCAGCTGCCGAAAGCCACCGTGTCAACCCTGATCCAGTCGCTGGAAGCGAGCCTGTCGGTCAAGTTGCTCAACCGCACCACGCGCCACGTCAGCATCACGTCCGACGGGGCCGCCTATTACGAACGCTGCGTGCGCATCCTGTCGGACGTACGCGAGGCCGAGGAATCGCTGTCGCGCACGCGATTGAGCCCCAGCGGGCGGCTGCGCGTGGATGCGCCCACGGCCCTGGCCAGCGAACTGATCATCCCCGCCCTGCCCGATTTCTTTGCCCGCTACCCGGACATCTCGCTGGAGCTCGGTTGCAGCGATCGTCCCGTCGACCTGATCGAGGAAGGCGTCGACTGCGCCGTGCGCGGCGGCGAACTGGGCGACCTGAACCTGATCGCGCGCAGGGTCGGCGTGCTGCACTTCATGACGTGCGCCTCGCCCGGCTACCTGGCGCACCACGGCACGCCGCTGCATCCGAACGACTTGCCGCGCCACCGCGGCGTGAATTTTTTCTCCGCCAAGACGGGCAAAACGTTTGACTGGGATTTCACGCGTGCCGGCGAACGCATCCAGATCGCCATGCCCAGCCATATCGCCCTGAACGACTCGAATGCCTACTCGGCCGCGGGCCTGGCCGGCCTGGGCATCGTGCAAATGACGCATTTCATGCTTGCGCCGCTGATAGAACAGGGCAAAATGGTGGAATTGCTCAGTGAATGGGAATCCGACCCGCTGCCCATCCACGTAATCTATCCGCCCAACCGCCATCTGTCCGCCAAGGTGCGCGTGTTTGTCGAATGGGTCGCCGACATGTTTACCAACCACCCGGCCACGCAGCTCAAGGGCAAGAACGCCAGCCCGAGCCCGCGCGCCACCCTGACCGAGGCCCAGCCATGA